In bacterium, the DNA window ATCCACGGCTGCGACAAGCACGCCGTCCGCGTCCTGAAAGGCTTCGACCATTTCGTTCTGAAAGATCGAACGGCGGGTGGTGGCGGTTCTCGGTTCAAACAGCGCCCAGATGCGCCGGTCCGGGTGCAAGCGGCGAAAGCCGGCCAGCGTCTCCCGAATTGCGGTGGGATGATGACCGAAATCATCGTACACCTGAACGCCTCCAGCCTCTCCTTTCAACTCCAACCGTCTTCGCACATTGGTGAAGGTAGCCAGGCTGTCCCGGATCTGATCCGCGGATAGCCCCAGATGATCGGCCACCACCATGGCGGCGAGGCTGTTGCGAATGTTATGGTCGCCGAACAGGGGGATAAAAACACGGGCGAACAGCCGACCATCTTTCATCACGTTCACGTTCTGTCCCCGGTCGGTCTGTTCGATGTCGCAGGCGCGCCAGGCATTCTTTTCGTCCAAGCCGAACGAGCGCACTGGGCAAAACGCTTTACGGCATACCTCCCGGACTTGGTCAAAATCAAAACAGGCAGCCAGCAGTCCGCTGCGGGGAATCAGATTGACAAAGCGGCGAAAGGCCAGTGCGATCTCATCCAGCGAGGTGTAAATGTCCGCATGGTCGAATTCAACATGATTAATGACGCCGATATCCGGCAGGTAGTGCAGGAATTTCGCAGTCTTGTCAAAATAGGCCGAATCGTACTCATCGCCCTCCAGGACGATCTCGTTGCCGGCGCCCCATTGAAATCCCCGGCCGAAATTATTGGGGATTCCGCCGATCAAAAAACTGGGCTGACGACCGGCCTGTTCCAGCATCCAGGCCAACAGCGCACTGGTGGTGGTTTTGCCATGCGTGCCGGTGATCACCACTGAACGGCGGCCGCGGATGCAGAACTCCCGTAAAGCATCTGGAAGAGAAATGTAGGGGATATGGCGGTCCAACAGCTCTTCCAATTCGATGTTGCCGCGTGAGACGACGTTGCCCACCACCACTAGATCGGGCGCCGGATCAAGATGCGCGGGATCAAAGCCATCGAACACCGGAATGCCCTGTTCCTGCAGAAAGGTGCTCATGGGCGGATAGACGCCGCTATCGGATCCATACACGTGATAGCCTATCTGTTTGAGCAGGTCGGCCAGCGAGGCCATGGCGGTGCCGCAGACAGAGAGGAAATAGATACTTTTGATTCTGCGCGCTTGCATGCCCAGGCTCAGTGCCTGACGCGCTGTGGAAGCCGCGGTGCAGCGGCAAGACGCCCGGGGTTCTTCTTGTACATCCATATCGATCACTCACGGCCTGGCGGTTGTCTCATCGCCGGCGGAAAATCCGCATCGCTGATTTTGCTCACCCCTTGCCCGTCGATCATCAGATTGACCACCTGGCCGCGCACGCCCGCATCGCCCAGATCTTGGTTGTTCAGATACAGATGCACGCCGCCGGCGTTGCCGATTTTCATAAAAAACCGATTCAAGCTGGACCAGTTGCGGCCGTCGCCTGGTGCGAACACCCCTTCATCCACCAGGCTGTCCTGATAGACAATGCGCACCCAGGCGCTGTCGGAAATCTTGATGGCCAAATGCAGTTCCTCAGTCGCAGGGGCTTCTGCGGAGGGTGTTTCGTTCAACGGAATCAGCAATGTGGTATCTGCCGAGGCGCCCGGTTCGATTTTTTCCACCACGGTGCCGGTATCCAGCAACGGCGTCTCTTCAGCCGGCTGCAACAACAGGAAATAGACAGCCAGCACCACACAGGCGATCAATGCCATGCTGCCGAGGATCAGGGCCCGCTTGTCGCCGGGAGCCTGTTCACGCCCGGCCGGCTCTTTTTTGCCCAGGGCATAAGTTTCCAGTCCGCTGGGTATGCCCGGCGGCGGGCCAGGGGCGGCAGGTGCGGGTTCGTCTTCCACCGCTTCAGCCTTCGACTGGCCGCTCAGCGACCAGTACCGGCGAATCATCACCTCTGGATCCAATCCCAGTTCCAGCGAGAGCGTGCGCAGAAAAGCGCGTACATAAACCGGCGGAAGAAAAGCGAACTCCCCCCGTTCCATAGCTTCGATGAACCGTTCGGCGATTTTTGTCTTCGCCGACAGCTGGGCCACGTTGAGACCCTTCAACTCACGTTGACGGATCAATTCTTGAGCAATCTCTTGAGCTGTTGCCTTCACAGACTTCCTAACTGTTTTGAATAAACATTGACAAGGCAAGATAGAATTTGGCCAAAGGAAGACCGACTACATTGTAAAAACATCCATCGATCCGGTCGGCAAAAACGGCGCTGGCGTCCTGAATGCCATAGGCGCCCGCCTTGTCCTTGGGACCGTCGCTGTGCGCATAGGAGAGAATTTCCTGCTCCGACAGCGCGCGAAAATGCACTGCGGTTACCTCATATTCGGAAAGCGTACGACCCTGTGGCTGGTCGACAAGGGAGAAACCGGTAAACACATGATGCGTTCTGGCGCTCAGCCGGCGCAGCATTTCCGCTGCATGAACCGGGGACACAGGTTTGCCGAGAATTTCACCGTCCAACACGACGATGGTGTCGGCGCCGATGATGATCGCCTCTTCCACCCGGCCGGCCACCTGTTGCGCCTTAGCCAACGACTGCAGCAAAACATGCCGGATGGGATCCGGCTCATCCAACACACTTTCATCATGTTCGCTGGCCAACACGGTAAAGGGCAGCTGGATCATCGACAACAACTGACTGCGCCGGGGCGATCGCGAGGCCAACACGTATTTGCGTTTCTGCAGTTCCTGAAACACCCTCAATCCTCTCGGCGCTTTTCGTTGCTGTCCAGCAAAATCGTAAACGGGCCGTCGTTGTGGATTTCCACCAGCATGTCGGCGCCGAATTGCCCCTCAGCCACAGTCACACCGAACGAACGCAACAATTCCATAAAGCGGTGATAAAGCGGTTCGGCGATCTCCGGCGGGCCGGCGTAAGAAAAACCCGGGCGCCGGCCGCGCGTGCAATCGGCGTACAGGGTGAATTGAGAGATCGCCAGCACCGAACCCTGCACCTCCAGCAACGAGAGGTTGGTCTTGCCTTCGTCATCCTGAAAAATGCGCAGGTGAGCTATCCGTTCAGCCAGAAAAGCGGCCGCGCGCTCTGCGTCCTGACTGCTGACGCCGAGAAAGACCACCAGTCCCCGGTCGATGCGGCCGGTTTCAACTCCATGGATCTTGACCGACGCTTGGGTAACGCGTTGTAAAAGTGCCCGCATGAAAAGGTGGCATCCTTACCATTGTCCGGCCAGTATGGCCGCCAGACCTGAGAACATGGCCGCTTTCAAACACAGGCTCATTCGGCGCAGCCTGCGGCTGTCCAGCTCGCGCCATAATTCCACCAGAACTGTTATCAACAACGAATTGACCAGCATCATGACCACCAACAAATAGTACCGGCCGTAGAGACCCAGTAGATAGGGCGCTCCGGTGAGCAGGATCAGGCCTGTCAGCAGGGCGGTGATCAGCCGTCTCGCTGCCGGAATGCCGTAACGGATCGGCAGCGTCTGCGCACGGGCTTGCCGGTCTCCGGGTATATCTTCGATGTCTTTGATGACCTCGCGCGCCCAGTTGATGACCAAGGCGAAGAGAAACGGCATCCACGCCTGCTGCATGTTGCCCGCCACCGTGCCGCCGAATAGAAAAGCCAATCCGCTGGTCAAGCCCACGATCAGGTTGCCCCACACCGCGGTGGTCTTGAAAACCGCACTGTATGCGTAGACCAAGGGAATGCTCAAGCCGACGATGAATAGGCTCTGTGGGCCGAGAAACGCAGCCAGCGCCAGCGCTGAGACGAAACAGAAAAAAGCAAACCTCCGGGCTGAAAATGGCGACAACAACCCAGCCGGCAGCGGCCGTCGCGGCCGATTGATCCGGTCAATTTCGATGTCAAAATAATCATTAATCGCATTGGCGCCGCTGGTGACCAGACCGGCCACCAGCATCGCCAGGACCAGATTGCGCAATCGGGTGTGCGGATTACAGATGAGCATGGCAATCAGCACCGAGGCCATGGCGATGACCACATTCACAGGCCGGATGATCTGCAATAGACCAAACAGCCTTTTCTTCATAAGTGGGACGCCTTTAATGGAGATAATACAAGCATAACAGTAAATATAACGGTATCACCAGATAAATGCAACAGCAAATTCTGCATCCGGCGGTAAAATATGATTGATATTTTTTATACAAATGACTATTATAGTCTTGACCTTAAAAAGAGGACCAACAGATGTACACCTTTATTAACGCGCCCCCCCATCCGGACGGCCGCGATTTTGTCGTCCGGCTGATGCACCACTGCCCGGACGGCCGCGTTCCCCTGATCGAATACATCATCGACGACGTGCTGCTGCGCCCGATTGTCACCAGCCTGCTTGACCGGAATTGGACGCCCTTTGGGACGGACCGCGCCAGCCAGGCCGCCTATCTGGACAATTTTATTCAGGTCTGGTACCGCCTGGGATATGATTTCGTCCGCTTTGAAACCGGCATGAGCTTTCAGCCCCATGCTCTGATCGCCGAGGATGTGGGCCCGGATCCGCAGCGAATGCGCATATGGGACGAGCAGCATCAGGGCGTCATCGCCAATTGGCAGGACTTTGAAAAGTTCGCCTGGCCTGCCGTGGAACAGGTCGATTTTTTTCCATTGGAGTATCTGAACAGCCATTTGCCCGACGGCATGGGCTTGATCACCTGTCACGCCGCCGGCATTTTCGAGCATGTATCCAAGATTTTTTCCTATGAGGGATTATGTTATGCGCTGATGGATCAGCCGGATCTGGTGAAAGCGGTCACCGACCGGGTCGGCGAGCTTATCGAATCCTATTATCGCAAGTTACTGCAACTGGACAACCTGCTGGTGATCTTTCAGGGAGATGATATGGGGTTCCGCTCCGGCACGCTCATCAGCCCGACGGATCTGCATACCTATTTTCTGCCCTGGCACAAACGGTTCGCCGCCCTGGCCCATGAACACCATCTGCCCTACTTTCTCCATTCCTGCGGACAGGTGACGCCGGTGATGCAGACTCTGATCGACGACGTGTGCATCGACGGCAAACATTCGTTTGAGGATGCGATCATGCCGGTGGAGGCGTTTCAGCAGCGCTTCGGCGATCGGATCGCGGTGCTCGGTGGTCTGGACATCAACATCCTTTCGGCCGGCACTCCCGAACAGGTGCGCAAAAGAACGAGAGAATTGATTGACGGATGCGGCAGCCGCGGCCGGTATGCGATTGGATCCGGTAATTCAGTACCCAGCTATGTGCCGGTGGAAAATTATCTGGCCATGATCGAGGAGGCTCATCAACCGACGGCGAGATGCTGACGTGACGCAGAACCAATGGAGGGTGATTGAAAACAGCCCATAAAGAAGGGCGCTTTCTTATTTGCGGATGAGACTAGTAGGTGACGCCGCTGTTAGAGGCGTCCGAGTTGGGATTGATCCAGCGCGGCCACTCTTCATCGTACAACTCGCCGCGCGCGGTCGAGTGGACCAGTTCATAATCCCCCATCTCGCGCTTATCGACGAAAATGAAAACCACCCCTCCCTGCACCTGATAATAATGCCAGATTTCATAAGAGCGGTTTTGATTGTTGAAAGGGAACCTCTCGATTTCATCGGCGCGGCCGTAGAGGAGAATCACGCGGCCCCGATCGGTGCGCCAACCATCCCGGAAGGTTCCGCGCAGCGATTGGTTGGCGAACTGAACGCGCTCGAGATAGTCGCGCTTGTATTCATTTTCCGGCGTGTTCGGCGTCTGATCGCGTTTCGACCAAAATTCTTTGATGTACTTGCGTTTCCCCTCCAGATTCAGCTTTTTGAAAGTGTCGCGCTCCTCTTTTAAGGCGATGTAGCGGGCATATTCAAACTCGGCGTTGATCTCCTTTTCGCTCATCGTGTCGTAACGACCGGCGTCCAACCCGGCGCTGCCGGCCCCTGTGATCTCTTCTCTCTTCTTGAACCGCTCGCCGCCCTCGGCGTAATCCCCTTCGCGGTACACGAAAAATTTATGTTCCGCTTTGGCCACCGCGTTGGTTTCCAAGTCGGTTACTTCGACGCGCAGCAGATAGGCCCCGGAGACCAAAGTGACCACATTAGCGCCGTTCACTTCCACAGCCGATGTGCCGGGTTTATGCCGCTCTTTGACTTCGTAGCTCTTTACCAGAGCGCCGTCCGTGGAATACACTTTGTATTCCACCCGGTAGTTGCCACCCGCCTCGGAGGAGGCCGGCGTCAGGTTGTAAATTTCGAGATAGCTGTACAGGATCGGCAAGCCGATTCCGTACAGCGCGGTGGGATTGGGGCTGATCCGGAAGCAGTTCTTGGTATAGACGCTGGTCGTCGTATCCCGCTCGATCGAGCTGGCCATCTGTATGTCGGACAGTTGTAGGGCATCCCCGCTGAACAGGCGGGGTTGGAACGGCCATTCAACAACGCCGGCACCTTGCGGATGTTGAGGATCCTGAATGGTGAGACGGATGCGCGACGGCTGCGGCGGAACGACGAAAGAATTCATGCAATACAGTTTTTGCCCGGGCACGATTTCCGCCAGGCTGTCCACCATGTTCACATTTCTCCACATTTTGCGGCTGACCACCGAATCCTGTTGCAGCAGTTCGGCCGTGACCAGGAATTCACCTTTATACCGGCCGCCGTCTGCGGCGTAGACCAGCATCTCCCGATCGACGGAGGCGGAGAATTCGACATACATCAAGCTGTCGGAATAACGAAACTGGGAAAAATCGGCGATGAAATGCAGATTTTGCGAAGGCGTTTGTGCATCCTGTCCAAAGATCGTGAAACCAACGGTGAGCAGCATAGACAACAAAACAAACACGTGAGACATCTGACGGCACATATTGTATCTCCTGAGAGCCGGCTGACGGGGATCTAGTCAGCGGCATTCCCGTTTTGATTGGAATCGAACTTGACCGATACGACTTTGGACACACCCTTTTCTTCCATGGTAATGCCGTACAGCTGGTCCGCGGCCCGCATGGTCATCTTATTATGCGTGACCACCAAAAATTGGGTGTTCTGGGAAAACTCTTTCAGCGCATTGGTGAACCGGTGCACATTGCGATCATCCAGCGGCGCATCCACTTCATCAAAAATACAGAAGGGACTGGGTTTATACAGATAGATGGCAAACAGGAGAGAGATGGCGGTGAGGGATTTTTCTCCGCCCGAGAGCAGCGTGATGGCAGACATTTTTTTACCGCCGGGCGTGGCGAATATCTCGATCTCCGCTTCCAGCGGATCGGCCGTCTCTTGCAGAGCCAGACTGGCGCGTCCGCCCTCGAAAAATTTGCCGAACACTTGGGAAAAATTCTCTTGTACCTTTTCAAACGTCTCCATGAATTTTTGCCGCGCAGTGGCATTGATGATGTCGATGGTTTCGGTCAAATTCTTACGCGCTTTAATAAGATCGTCCCGCTGCACCTGCAGGAACTCCATCCGCTCTTTCTCCTGCTCGTACTCTTTAAGCGAAAGAAGATTGACCGGCCCCACCTCTTTGATTTTTTCCCGCATCTCTTCGATGCGTTTGCCGGTTTCTTCGGCGTCAAAGGTTTCATCCAACGGTCCGCGCTGCAGAGTGTATTCAAATTCGTCGCGCATGCGTGATTTTAAATTTTCCAGTCGCAGCTTGAGCTCGGAGACGCGTAACTCGATCTTGTGCACTGACTCGGCCAGCTCGTCGAGCTTGCTGCGTTCAGACCGGATGGCCTTTTCCTGCTCCGCCACCTGGGTGTTGGTGTGATACTGCTGTTCTTCCAGGGCGGTTAATTCCGCCTGCAGCGTTTCACGCTTTTCCTTGAGCTCCTCGATCCGTTGATGATACTCCTCATTGACCTTGTGCAGTTCCAATATTTCTTTGCGCGCCCGGTCCGTCTCCTCGGTACGCATCCGGATCAAATCAGTGGTCTCGCGGATCTGGCCGGCGATCGAGTCCATCTCGCGGCGCAGGGATTCGTGATCGCTCTGCCATTTTGCCACCTGCACGTTGATCTCCTGCAGACGGGCGGAGACTCCTGCGACGTTCTCTTCCTGATTCTTGATCTCTTCGCTCAATTGGTTCGCGGTTTGTCCGAGTTGCTGACGGCGGCTGGTCAGATCGTCCGCTCCCATGGCCTGCAGTTCCAGGTTCAGCCCCAGTTGGCTGACCTCGCCGAGCAGATACTGACGTTCGGTGAGCTGCTTGTGGTGCGACTCCTGCAGACTGGCTTCCTCAAAGGTCATCTTGCCCAGTTCGACCTTGAGATTGGCCAACTCTTCTTCCATTTTTTTGATTTCAGCCGATTGCGCCTCAATGTCGATCTTGGTGCGCTGGATGTCCAACTCCTTCTGCGCCATCTGTGTGTGGCGCAGGTCGATCCCTTGTTTTAATTTATCGATCTCCGTCACCAAGGCCTGTAGCTGCTCCTGCCGGCCGACAAAATCGGACTGATTGCGGTGGTTGGTGCCGCCGCGGATAAAACCGGTATGACCCAACACCTCACCGGCCAGGGTCACCACATTGATCTGCTCGGGCTTGACCTGGTTGTAGATGCGATTGGCGGTCTGCAAATCCTGCACCACCAGATAATGGCCCAATACCGCAGAGATCAGATCCTGGAACGGTTCATCATGGGAGACCAATTCGTCTGCATAGCCGATCACACCCAAGTCACTGACCGCAGGCCGGTGATTCACCCGCCACTTGATCTCATTGCGCGGCGCAAACGTCACTACCCCCCGGCGTTCCTCTTTCAACAGGCCGATGCCGTTGAACGCCGCAGAGGTGTCCTCCACCACCAGATAGGTGGCTGCTTCGCCAAGACTGGCCGAGATGGCTGAACGGTAATTGGGCTGGACCTGAATGATGTTGGCCAAAGGTCCATAGCTGGAAAAGCCGATCTCTTTATTGGTGGCCAGAAACCGGACGCCAGAGGGATAATCTTCGTAGGTGTCGATGAGACGCTTGATCAATTCGGCCTGATGCGTCAACACCTCCACGCGGTTGCGGTCCTGCCCCTCCTGCTTTTGCATCTGCTCGAACGAGCGTTTCATCTCGTCCTCACTTCGCATCAGCTCGGCGGTCTTTTTCTTTTTCTCGTCCAGGCTTTGCGTGAGCCCGACCTCGCGAGTGCGCGTGGACTGCAACAGCGCCGTCACCTCCTGCAGCCGCTCATTGGTCGCCTTTTCTTCTTCAGTGATTTGAGCGATGCGCCGCGACAAATTCTCTTCAGTGGCCTTGAGCCGTTCCCCTTCGTTCTGTTTGCGGCTCAACTCCTCGGTGATGATCAGCACCTGCGACTCGATCTCGCGGAAACGGACCCGCTTTTCTTCATACTCGCGGCGGATGGTCTCATAATCCTGATTGACCTGCACCTGCTCAGAGAGGTGGTCGTTCAAAATACGCTCCGAGACTGAACTGCGTTCGCTGATCACCTGCTGCTGCTCCTGCAGGGCCTGCAGCTTGAGCTGCAGAGATTCGCGCTCCTGAATGTAACGCAGGTTGGACTCTTCCAACGAACGGAC includes these proteins:
- a CDS encoding D-tyrosyl-tRNA(Tyr) deacylase, with the translated sequence MRALLQRVTQASVKIHGVETGRIDRGLVVFLGVSSQDAERAAAFLAERIAHLRIFQDDEGKTNLSLLEVQGSVLAISQFTLYADCTRGRRPGFSYAGPPEIAEPLYHRFMELLRSFGVTVAEGQFGADMLVEIHNDGPFTILLDSNEKRRED
- a CDS encoding GWxTD domain-containing protein, with product MCRQMSHVFVLLSMLLTVGFTIFGQDAQTPSQNLHFIADFSQFRYSDSLMYVEFSASVDREMLVYAADGGRYKGEFLVTAELLQQDSVVSRKMWRNVNMVDSLAEIVPGQKLYCMNSFVVPPQPSRIRLTIQDPQHPQGAGVVEWPFQPRLFSGDALQLSDIQMASSIERDTTTSVYTKNCFRISPNPTALYGIGLPILYSYLEIYNLTPASSEAGGNYRVEYKVYSTDGALVKSYEVKERHKPGTSAVEVNGANVVTLVSGAYLLRVEVTDLETNAVAKAEHKFFVYREGDYAEGGERFKKREEITGAGSAGLDAGRYDTMSEKEINAEFEYARYIALKEERDTFKKLNLEGKRKYIKEFWSKRDQTPNTPENEYKRDYLERVQFANQSLRGTFRDGWRTDRGRVILLYGRADEIERFPFNNQNRSYEIWHYYQVQGGVVFIFVDKREMGDYELVHSTARGELYDEEWPRWINPNSDASNSGVTY
- the maf gene encoding septum formation protein Maf; protein product: MQKRKYVLASRSPRRSQLLSMIQLPFTVLASEHDESVLDEPDPIRHVLLQSLAKAQQVAGRVEEAIIIGADTIVVLDGEILGKPVSPVHAAEMLRRLSARTHHVFTGFSLVDQPQGRTLSEYEVTAVHFRALSEQEILSYAHSDGPKDKAGAYGIQDASAVFADRIDGCFYNVVGLPLAKFYLALSMFIQNS
- a CDS encoding UbiA family prenyltransferase yields the protein MKKRLFGLLQIIRPVNVVIAMASVLIAMLICNPHTRLRNLVLAMLVAGLVTSGANAINDYFDIEIDRINRPRRPLPAGLLSPFSARRFAFFCFVSALALAAFLGPQSLFIVGLSIPLVYAYSAVFKTTAVWGNLIVGLTSGLAFLFGGTVAGNMQQAWMPFLFALVINWAREVIKDIEDIPGDRQARAQTLPIRYGIPAARRLITALLTGLILLTGAPYLLGLYGRYYLLVVMMLVNSLLITVLVELWRELDSRRLRRMSLCLKAAMFSGLAAILAGQW
- a CDS encoding DUF4115 domain-containing protein, producing MKATAQEIAQELIRQRELKGLNVAQLSAKTKIAERFIEAMERGEFAFLPPVYVRAFLRTLSLELGLDPEVMIRRYWSLSGQSKAEAVEDEPAPAAPGPPPGIPSGLETYALGKKEPAGREQAPGDKRALILGSMALIACVVLAVYFLLLQPAEETPLLDTGTVVEKIEPGASADTTLLIPLNETPSAEAPATEELHLAIKISDSAWVRIVYQDSLVDEGVFAPGDGRNWSSLNRFFMKIGNAGGVHLYLNNQDLGDAGVRGQVVNLMIDGQGVSKISDADFPPAMRQPPGRE
- the smc gene encoding chromosome segregation protein SMC; this translates as MYLSELTIVGFKSFAKKTNLLFHDGITGIVGPNGCGKSNIVDSIRWVMGEQRSGALRSDRMENVIFNGSATAKPVGMAEVSLKIENTKNILPIDYSEVVITRRLFRSGESQYLINGNTCRLKDILDLFLDTGAGPHTYSVIELAQVERILNGKEDERRKIFEEAAGITKYKLRRKATFRKLESTEKDLIRIEDIMSEVEKNVRTLKRQVTKAQRYQELAEELKALEIALADHEYNRLTLELEPLEAHLDSARGERETSSSTLATRDADYEAARAKLLDLERALSEKQRVLNEHLRESQKFEERILVNQERVRSLEESNLRYIQERESLQLKLQALQEQQQVISERSSVSERILNDHLSEQVQVNQDYETIRREYEEKRVRFREIESQVLIITEELSRKQNEGERLKATEENLSRRIAQITEEEKATNERLQEVTALLQSTRTREVGLTQSLDEKKKKTAELMRSEDEMKRSFEQMQKQEGQDRNRVEVLTHQAELIKRLIDTYEDYPSGVRFLATNKEIGFSSYGPLANIIQVQPNYRSAISASLGEAATYLVVEDTSAAFNGIGLLKEERRGVVTFAPRNEIKWRVNHRPAVSDLGVIGYADELVSHDEPFQDLISAVLGHYLVVQDLQTANRIYNQVKPEQINVVTLAGEVLGHTGFIRGGTNHRNQSDFVGRQEQLQALVTEIDKLKQGIDLRHTQMAQKELDIQRTKIDIEAQSAEIKKMEEELANLKVELGKMTFEEASLQESHHKQLTERQYLLGEVSQLGLNLELQAMGADDLTSRRQQLGQTANQLSEEIKNQEENVAGVSARLQEINVQVAKWQSDHESLRREMDSIAGQIRETTDLIRMRTEETDRARKEILELHKVNEEYHQRIEELKEKRETLQAELTALEEQQYHTNTQVAEQEKAIRSERSKLDELAESVHKIELRVSELKLRLENLKSRMRDEFEYTLQRGPLDETFDAEETGKRIEEMREKIKEVGPVNLLSLKEYEQEKERMEFLQVQRDDLIKARKNLTETIDIINATARQKFMETFEKVQENFSQVFGKFFEGGRASLALQETADPLEAEIEIFATPGGKKMSAITLLSGGEKSLTAISLLFAIYLYKPSPFCIFDEVDAPLDDRNVHRFTNALKEFSQNTQFLVVTHNKMTMRAADQLYGITMEEKGVSKVVSVKFDSNQNGNAAD
- the mpl gene encoding UDP-N-acetylmuramate:L-alanyl-gamma-D-glutamyl-meso-diaminopimelate ligase, coding for MDVQEEPRASCRCTAASTARQALSLGMQARRIKSIYFLSVCGTAMASLADLLKQIGYHVYGSDSGVYPPMSTFLQEQGIPVFDGFDPAHLDPAPDLVVVGNVVSRGNIELEELLDRHIPYISLPDALREFCIRGRRSVVITGTHGKTTTSALLAWMLEQAGRQPSFLIGGIPNNFGRGFQWGAGNEIVLEGDEYDSAYFDKTAKFLHYLPDIGVINHVEFDHADIYTSLDEIALAFRRFVNLIPRSGLLAACFDFDQVREVCRKAFCPVRSFGLDEKNAWRACDIEQTDRGQNVNVMKDGRLFARVFIPLFGDHNIRNSLAAMVVADHLGLSADQIRDSLATFTNVRRRLELKGEAGGVQVYDDFGHHPTAIRETLAGFRRLHPDRRIWALFEPRTATTRRSIFQNEMVEAFQDADGVLVAAVDRPDKAPAGQVFSCEQLAADLERLHKQAFYIETVDAMVAFLKHRLQPGDVVITFSNGFFGGIHQKLLNALT